The sequence AAGACACCAGCCTGCTTCGTTTGAATCCGCCTTCCTCTGCTAATAGCAGCCAAGAGTCTGGTGCAAGTAACTCAAGCTCAACCAGTGGCTCTATCATGGATCAGCGTCGAGCGAATGCTCAGCGTGATACTTCCACTCGCGTAGGGAGAGAATAACCAATGCGTAAGTCTATTTTACTTATCGTCGTTGTGGTGTTAGTCGCACTCTACGCTTCGCTGTTTGTGGTACAAGAAGGTCAGCGCGGGATCGTGCTGCGCTTTGGTAAGGTATTGCGTGATAGTGATAACAAGCCTCTGGTGTACGCACCGGGCCTGCACTTCAAGATACCATTTATCGAAACAGTGAAGACGTTGGACGCCCGTATTCAGACCATGGATAACCAGGCTGACCGTTTCGTGACTAACGAGAAGAAAGACCTGATTGTTGACTCCTACCTGAAATGGCGTATCAGTGATTTCAGCCGTTACTATCTGGCCACCGGCGGTGGTGATGTATCTCAGGCTGAAGTGCTGTTGAAACGTAAATTCAGTGACCGTTTGCGTTCTGAAATTGGTCGCCTGAATGTTCGCGACATTGTCACCGACTCTCGTGGTCGCCTGACTTCAGATGTGCGTGATGCACTGAATACCGGTAGTGTTGGTGATGAAGCTGTCACGACTGAAGCGGATGATGCGATTGCTTCAGCAGCGGCCCGTGTTGAACAGGAAACTCGTGGCAAACAGCCAGCGGTTAACCCGAACAGCATGGCGGCACTGGGTATCGAAGTGGTTGACGTACGAATCAAGCAAATCAACTTACCAGCTGAAGTTTCTGATGCAATCTTCCAGCGTATGCGTGCTGAACGTGAAGCGGTAGCCCGTCGTCACCGTTCACAGGGTCAGGAAGAAGCAGAGAAGTTGCGTGCAACGGCTGACTATGAAGTGACACGTACACTGGCAGAAGCAGAACGTCAGGCGCGTATTACTCGCGGCGGCGGTGATGCAGAAGCGGCTCGTCTGTTTGCTGATGCATTCAGCAAAGACCCAGACTTCTATGCCTTCATTCGTAGCTTGCGTGCGTATGAAAATAGCTTCAACAGCGGCAATGATGTGATGGTGCTTAGCCCGGACAGTGATTTCTTCCGCTACATGAGATCACCGGATAACTCCAGCAAACGTCCATAACGGCTGTTGTTACAGCGCGTTTTGACCGAAACAGCAAGGCCCGTTCACGCGGGCCTTTTCTATTTGAGCCCGTTTTTATCTTTTGAGACAGACAATGAATTCAACCATTTTGTTAGCATTGGCACTGGTTTTGGTGCTGGAAGGTCTTGGCCCGATGCTTTATCCCAAAGCCTGGCGCAAAATGATTCAGGCAATGACCCAATTACCGGATACCACATTACGCCGTTTTGGCGGTGGATTAGTGGTTGCAGGCGTCG comes from Yersinia mollaretii ATCC 43969 and encodes:
- the hflC gene encoding protease modulator HflC — its product is MRKSILLIVVVVLVALYASLFVVQEGQRGIVLRFGKVLRDSDNKPLVYAPGLHFKIPFIETVKTLDARIQTMDNQADRFVTNEKKDLIVDSYLKWRISDFSRYYLATGGGDVSQAEVLLKRKFSDRLRSEIGRLNVRDIVTDSRGRLTSDVRDALNTGSVGDEAVTTEADDAIASAAARVEQETRGKQPAVNPNSMAALGIEVVDVRIKQINLPAEVSDAIFQRMRAEREAVARRHRSQGQEEAEKLRATADYEVTRTLAEAERQARITRGGGDAEAARLFADAFSKDPDFYAFIRSLRAYENSFNSGNDVMVLSPDSDFFRYMRSPDNSSKRP
- a CDS encoding DUF2065 domain-containing protein; this encodes MNSTILLALALVLVLEGLGPMLYPKAWRKMIQAMTQLPDTTLRRFGGGLVVAGVVIYYMLRSRMGG